From the genome of Bacteroidales bacterium, one region includes:
- a CDS encoding DUF4105 domain-containing protein produces the protein MKNIVFIGVLLYGIFIQGNLILQGQDYKNFEISLLTADPGKELFTSWGHSAIRVRDAVSGYDAVFNYGMFDFHAPNFYSNFAQGRLNYYLGAYDFDSFLASYAYENRKIKEQVFELDSVQKQFVINFLINNVQPENRYYLYHFFLDNCATRIRDLMILTYDGLVFPEEKANFTYRELIYLYLGNHPWGRFGIDIALGLPTDQKTNMYEQMFLPDYLFDAFAEAKYNGKPIVKTTQDIFIPDRPAVQPPGFFTPMLVCCLILGLSVLFCFIKKGARLFDFSLFFVVGLIGLLVVFLWFFTDHTNTINNLNIIWALPTHLIMAFFLLTKKPGIFVQKYFLATAMIAVLLLAGWVFLPQKLNSAMIPLTMAIALRAYWNSRKK, from the coding sequence ATGAAAAATATAGTTTTTATAGGTGTTCTTTTATATGGGATCTTCATTCAGGGAAACCTGATACTCCAAGGTCAGGATTATAAAAATTTTGAAATCAGTCTATTAACCGCAGATCCAGGGAAAGAATTGTTTACATCATGGGGGCATAGTGCTATACGCGTAAGAGATGCGGTTTCCGGATACGATGCAGTATTCAATTATGGTATGTTTGATTTTCATGCACCTAACTTCTATAGTAATTTTGCACAAGGAAGATTAAATTATTATTTGGGGGCCTATGATTTTGATTCGTTTCTTGCATCATATGCTTATGAAAACCGGAAAATAAAGGAACAGGTCTTTGAACTTGACTCTGTACAGAAACAATTTGTCATCAATTTCCTGATAAATAATGTACAACCGGAGAACAGGTATTATCTGTATCATTTTTTTCTGGATAATTGCGCTACACGCATCCGCGACTTAATGATCCTGACATATGATGGCCTTGTCTTTCCTGAAGAAAAAGCCAATTTCACTTACCGGGAATTAATTTACCTCTATCTGGGAAACCACCCCTGGGGACGGTTCGGGATTGATATCGCATTAGGATTACCGACTGATCAGAAGACAAATATGTATGAGCAAATGTTTTTACCGGATTATTTATTTGATGCATTTGCCGAAGCAAAATATAATGGAAAGCCTATTGTTAAAACTACTCAGGATATATTTATTCCTGACAGGCCAGCCGTACAACCACCCGGATTTTTCACGCCTATGCTGGTTTGTTGTCTGATTTTAGGATTGTCCGTTTTATTTTGTTTTATAAAAAAAGGAGCAAGACTGTTCGACTTCTCACTTTTTTTCGTGGTAGGTCTTATTGGATTATTGGTCGTTTTCTTATGGTTTTTTACCGACCATACTAATACCATTAATAATCTGAATATTATATGGGCATTACCGACCCATTTGATCATGGCATTTTTTCTTCTCACCAAAAAACCAGGTATTTTTGTACAAAAATATTTCCTGGCTACAGCAATGATCGCCGTTCTTTTATTGGCTGGTTGGGTATTTTTACCACAAAAGCTTAATTCAGCAATGATTCCGTTAACTATGGCCATTGCTTTACGGGCATATTGGAACAGCAGGAAAAAATAG
- the gcvH gene encoding glycine cleavage system protein GcvH: MNFPDNLKYTREHEWIRIEGDEAVIGITDYAQKELGDIVFVDIDTEGETLSVGEKFGTVEAVKTVSDLYMPVAGTILAVNAELEGTPETVNKSPYNDGWMIRIKISQPGDLDNLLTPEDYQAHIES; the protein is encoded by the coding sequence ATGAATTTTCCTGACAATTTGAAGTACACCCGTGAGCATGAATGGATACGTATAGAAGGTGATGAAGCTGTTATAGGCATTACTGATTACGCACAGAAAGAATTAGGCGATATTGTTTTTGTAGACATCGATACCGAAGGAGAAACGCTGTCTGTAGGTGAAAAATTCGGAACGGTAGAAGCTGTAAAGACTGTCTCAGACTTATATATGCCTGTTGCCGGAACTATTCTTGCCGTCAATGCTGAGCTGGAAGGGACTCCTGAAACTGTAAATAAGTCACCTTATAACGATGGTTGGATGATTCGTATTAAAATATCCCAGCCTGGGGACCTGGATAACCTTCTTACTCCGGAAGATTATCAGGCACACATCGAGTCCTGA
- the prmA gene encoding 50S ribosomal protein L11 methyltransferase, translating into MSYIEVICSLTEEHRSETSADIVVALLSEFGFESFETSGEEVKAYIREISFDKALFSEWLEEHRMLIDSVDINQIKQENWNLVWESNFPMTVIRDRCVVFAPFHTNVPDLEYKINILPQMSFGTGHHETTSLMIELMLDMDVKGKKVLDMGSGTGILAILASMKEAGQIMAVDIDEWAYKNAIENCERNAITNIKIELGDSGILSGNSFDLILANINRNILMNDIHIYAGCIQDKGMLQVSGFYTADLPDIIDEAKRNGLKYVRHVTKKDWVAAQFIK; encoded by the coding sequence ATGAGTTATATTGAAGTAATTTGTTCGTTGACGGAAGAACATCGATCGGAAACATCGGCGGATATTGTTGTAGCCTTACTTTCCGAATTCGGTTTTGAGAGTTTTGAAACTTCCGGAGAAGAAGTCAAGGCATATATCAGGGAAATATCTTTTGACAAGGCTCTCTTTTCAGAATGGCTCGAAGAACATCGAATGCTGATCGATTCTGTTGATATCAACCAGATCAAACAGGAAAACTGGAATCTGGTCTGGGAAAGTAATTTCCCTATGACTGTCATCCGTGACCGGTGTGTCGTATTTGCCCCGTTTCATACAAATGTCCCCGATCTGGAATATAAAATAAACATTCTTCCCCAAATGTCTTTCGGGACAGGACATCATGAAACGACGTCATTGATGATTGAGTTAATGCTGGATATGGATGTGAAAGGGAAAAAAGTGCTGGATATGGGTAGCGGGACAGGAATTCTGGCCATTTTAGCATCAATGAAAGAAGCCGGGCAGATAATGGCTGTTGATATCGACGAGTGGGCTTATAAAAATGCCATTGAAAATTGTGAACGTAATGCCATTACGAATATTAAAATAGAGCTAGGCGATTCCGGGATTTTATCCGGAAATTCCTTTGATCTTATCTTGGCAAATATCAACCGAAATATTTTGATGAACGACATTCATATCTATGCGGGATGCATACAAGATAAGGGGATGTTACAGGTCAGCGGATTTTATACGGCTGATTTACCGGATATTATCGATGAAGCAAAAAGAAATGGCTTGAAATATGTAAGGCATGTAACAAAAAAAGACTGGGTAGCGGCACAGTTCATAAAATAA
- a CDS encoding Lrp/AsnC ligand binding domain-containing protein, whose product MAEKFQIDSLDRKILSMICVNARVPFLEVARECGISGAAVHQRMQRLTRLGIVKGSEFILDPKIMGYHTCAFMGIYLEKASMFKSVVEQLNVIPEITECHYTTGNYSIFIKVYAHDNEHLKYILVDKLQAIQGISRTETLISLEQSFIRQIPVYPSE is encoded by the coding sequence ATGGCTGAAAAGTTTCAAATTGATAGTTTAGACCGGAAGATATTATCCATGATTTGTGTGAATGCACGTGTTCCTTTTCTTGAAGTTGCCCGTGAATGTGGAATCTCAGGTGCTGCGGTACATCAACGGATGCAACGTCTGACAAGGCTTGGCATTGTCAAAGGATCAGAATTTATTCTTGATCCCAAGATCATGGGATACCATACCTGTGCTTTTATGGGAATATATCTTGAAAAAGCAAGTATGTTCAAGTCTGTTGTTGAACAGTTGAACGTAATTCCTGAAATAACAGAATGTCATTATACTACCGGGAATTACTCTATTTTTATCAAGGTATATGCTCATGATAACGAGCACCTGAAATATATTCTGGTAGATAAGCTTCAGGCTATCCAGGGAATTTCACGTACTGAAACTTTAATCTCGTTGGAACAAAGCTTTATACGGCAAATTCCCGTATATCCTTCAGAATGA
- the asnA gene encoding aspartate--ammonia ligase, with protein sequence MSKLFLPKSYIPILNLRQTEKAIKLLKDFVESNLSSELQLRRVTAPLFVLKGTGLNDDLNGTERAVTFPIKDMGDARAEVVHSLAKWKRMMLAEYEIKTGYGLYTDMNAIRSDEELDNLHSLYVDQWDWELAINEKNRSLDFLKHTVSKIFNVLKRTEFYIYENYPELTPRLPEQITFIHSEELLDMYPDKTPKEREHLITQKYGAVFIIGIGGNLANGKPHDGRAPDYDDWTTENQNGYKGLNGDILLWDSLLECSIEISSMGIRVDANTLAKQLKINDSENRKELMFHKKLLNGELPLSIGGGIGQSRLCMFFLRKAHIGETQSSIWPQEMIEVCRKHNIILV encoded by the coding sequence ATGTCGAAATTATTCTTACCGAAATCATATATTCCCATCCTTAATTTAAGGCAAACGGAAAAAGCCATTAAGTTATTGAAAGATTTTGTTGAATCGAATTTATCATCCGAATTGCAGTTAAGGAGGGTTACGGCTCCACTTTTCGTTCTAAAGGGAACTGGCCTGAATGATGATCTGAACGGAACGGAGCGGGCGGTTACATTTCCGATAAAAGATATGGGGGATGCCAGGGCAGAAGTCGTACATTCTTTAGCTAAATGGAAAAGGATGATGCTGGCTGAATACGAGATAAAGACCGGATATGGCTTATATACGGATATGAATGCCATCCGTTCTGATGAAGAGCTGGATAACCTTCATTCCCTTTATGTTGATCAATGGGATTGGGAACTTGCTATTAATGAAAAAAACAGGTCGTTAGATTTTTTGAAGCATACCGTATCGAAAATATTCAATGTATTAAAACGGACTGAATTCTACATTTATGAGAATTATCCGGAATTAACACCACGTTTGCCGGAACAGATCACCTTCATACACTCTGAGGAATTACTGGATATGTATCCGGATAAAACACCCAAGGAACGGGAACATTTGATTACTCAAAAGTACGGTGCCGTGTTTATCATCGGTATTGGCGGAAATCTCGCCAACGGAAAACCTCATGACGGAAGGGCTCCTGATTATGATGACTGGACTACGGAAAACCAGAATGGGTATAAAGGCCTGAACGGAGACATTTTACTTTGGGATTCTTTGCTGGAGTGTTCGATCGAAATATCTTCAATGGGTATACGGGTAGATGCCAACACCTTAGCAAAACAACTAAAAATCAATGATTCGGAAAACCGTAAGGAACTAATGTTCCATAAAAAATTATTGAACGGTGAATTACCTCTTTCTATTGGAGGTGGAATAGGTCAGTCGCGTTTGTGTATGTTCTTTTTGCGAAAAGCGCATATTGGCGAAACCCAATCCAGCATATGGCCTCAGGAGATGATTGAAGTATGCCGGAAACACAATATTATACTGGTCTAA
- a CDS encoding HAD family hydrolase, protein MNFRAVIFDLDGTLADTLEDIADAMNRVLSSLGYPAHKYDEYRFLVGNGIKNLVKKSLPESAQTEENIETCFRYMMDDYENNYLNKTSLYTGIPDLLDKLSSDHVKLAVLSNKADSITQKICDVLLKNWPFTLIMGANNRFPRKPDPQSALYIAEYMELKPRDICYLGDSDVDMQTANAAGFFSIGAGWGFRPKKELIDSGAKKVIDFPTEMLSLF, encoded by the coding sequence ATGAATTTTCGTGCCGTAATTTTTGATCTGGACGGAACACTGGCAGATACGCTTGAAGATATTGCAGACGCAATGAATAGGGTATTATCCTCTTTGGGATATCCTGCCCATAAATATGATGAGTACCGGTTTTTAGTAGGTAACGGGATAAAGAACCTGGTAAAAAAAAGCCTTCCCGAATCTGCACAGACGGAAGAGAACATTGAAACATGCTTTAGGTATATGATGGATGATTATGAGAATAATTATCTCAATAAGACAAGTTTATATACCGGCATTCCGGATCTATTGGATAAGCTATCTTCCGACCATGTTAAGCTGGCAGTGTTATCCAATAAAGCAGACTCCATCACACAGAAAATATGTGACGTTCTGTTAAAAAACTGGCCGTTTACATTAATCATGGGGGCAAATAATCGTTTTCCACGCAAACCGGACCCACAATCAGCTTTATATATTGCAGAATATATGGAGTTAAAACCCCGTGATATTTGCTATCTGGGAGATAGTGACGTGGATATGCAAACTGCCAATGCGGCCGGATTCTTTTCCATTGGAGCAGGCTGGGGTTTCCGGCCTAAAAAAGAATTGATCGATAGCGGAGCAAAGAAGGTAATTGACTTTCCTACGGAAATGTTGTCCCTGTTTTAA
- a CDS encoding glycosyltransferase: MKICFFNCAKVWGGGEKWHMEHALALLQEGHQVVVVSNKNSELLKRASARQIKTKSFSLGNLSFLNPAKLFSVYRFFKKEKFDVIIMNFSKDLKVAAPMARLAKIPKIVYRRGSAIPIKNSLSNRFLFRRLTHIIANSEATKTTILQNNPNLFPEERIKVIYNGINIPDPETKKQNDIPVVGTLGRLVYQKGLDILLDIAAILKNRQVVCKIRIGGDGVLKDELNKQARENDLSDYVEFTGFVDHPNEFMNHIDIFVLTSRWEGFGYVLTEAMCAKNPIVAFDISSNPELVFNEENGFLIPFEDKEAFANSIQLLVTQPSIREKMGNTGYEIVKRKFDFEQNKKKLLDFLATD, from the coding sequence ATGAAGATTTGTTTTTTCAATTGTGCAAAGGTATGGGGAGGTGGTGAGAAATGGCATATGGAACATGCCCTGGCTCTTTTACAGGAAGGGCATCAGGTAGTGGTTGTCTCCAACAAAAACAGCGAACTATTGAAACGGGCTTCAGCCCGTCAAATAAAGACAAAGTCTTTTTCATTGGGTAATCTGAGTTTTTTGAATCCCGCTAAGCTATTCTCAGTATATCGTTTTTTTAAAAAGGAAAAATTTGATGTAATCATCATGAATTTTTCTAAAGACCTGAAAGTAGCTGCCCCAATGGCCAGACTGGCAAAAATTCCGAAAATTGTTTATAGAAGAGGGAGCGCCATTCCAATAAAAAACAGCCTGTCAAACAGATTTCTCTTTCGAAGGCTGACTCACATCATCGCAAATTCTGAAGCGACTAAAACCACCATACTGCAAAATAATCCGAATTTATTTCCTGAAGAGAGAATAAAGGTAATCTATAATGGGATAAATATCCCGGATCCTGAAACCAAAAAACAAAACGACATCCCGGTTGTTGGTACTCTGGGAAGATTAGTATATCAGAAAGGATTGGATATTTTACTGGACATTGCTGCTATTTTAAAGAACAGGCAGGTTGTCTGTAAAATCAGGATTGGCGGAGACGGAGTATTGAAAGATGAGTTGAATAAGCAGGCCCGGGAAAATGATTTATCCGATTATGTTGAGTTTACAGGATTTGTCGATCATCCCAATGAGTTTATGAACCATATCGACATCTTTGTCCTGACTTCCAGATGGGAAGGCTTCGGATATGTACTGACCGAAGCCATGTGTGCAAAGAATCCTATCGTGGCTTTTGATATCAGTAGTAACCCTGAACTTGTTTTTAATGAAGAAAATGGTTTTCTGATACCGTTTGAAGACAAAGAGGCTTTTGCCAATTCGATTCAATTACTTGTAACACAACCGTCGATAAGAGAAAAAATGGGGAATACAGGTTATGAAATAGTTAAGAGAAAATTTGACTTTGAACAAAATAAAAAGAAACTACTGGACTTTTTAGCTACCGATTAA
- the efp gene encoding elongation factor P: protein MASTADFRNGMCILYNEKPCSIIWFQHVKPGKGGAFVKTKLRNLENGKILENTFNAGEKVTEIRVERRPYQFLYKDDLGFHFMHNETYDQIDLQPDMVDNADLMKEGQYVEMMFLAEEERVLSCELPPFVELEITYTEPGVRGDTASTSSLKQATMETGAVIGVPLFIEQGEKIKVDTRTREYSERVKS from the coding sequence ATGGCTTCTACAGCAGATTTTAGAAACGGAATGTGTATCCTGTACAATGAAAAACCTTGCTCCATTATTTGGTTTCAACATGTGAAACCCGGAAAAGGAGGTGCTTTTGTAAAGACCAAACTCCGTAATTTAGAGAATGGCAAAATCTTGGAAAATACCTTTAATGCGGGTGAAAAAGTAACAGAAATACGCGTTGAACGTCGTCCTTACCAATTCTTGTATAAAGATGATCTCGGATTCCATTTCATGCATAATGAAACTTATGATCAGATTGATCTTCAACCTGATATGGTAGACAATGCCGACCTGATGAAGGAAGGACAATATGTGGAAATGATGTTTCTTGCCGAAGAAGAAAGGGTATTGAGCTGTGAGCTGCCCCCGTTTGTTGAATTGGAAATCACCTATACTGAACCCGGAGTACGTGGCGATACAGCATCTACCTCATCATTGAAACAAGCTACGATGGAGACAGGAGCCGTAATCGGGGTTCCTTTGTTTATTGAGCAGGGTGAAAAGATTAAAGTAGATACCCGTACCCGTGAATACTCTGAGAGAGTCAAATCATAA
- the tyrS gene encoding tyrosine--tRNA ligase — translation MNFVEELRWRGMIQEIMPGTEELLQKEIASGYVGIDPTADSLHIGHLVSVMILKHFQRAGHRPIALVGGATGMIGDPSLKSQERNLLDEATLRHNQESIKKQLAKFLDFDSNQPNAATLVNNYDWMKDFSFLNFIRDIGKHLTVNYMMAKDSVKKRLSGESSEGMSFTEFSYQLIQGYDYLYLYENYGCRIQMGGSDQWGNITTGAELIRRKLGKEAFALVCPLITKADGGKFGKTESGNVWLDRRYTSPYKFYQFWLNVSDADAEKYIKIFTALSKEEIDALVEEQKAAPHLRPLQKRLAKEVTVMVHSEEDYLKAVDASNILFGSSTADSLKNLDEETFLQVFEGVPTFEVSKTELSSGIKAVDLLAEKTSVFPSKGEMRKTVQSGGVQINKERISEFDMLINEQFLINGKYILIQRGKKNYYVVIVRS, via the coding sequence ATGAATTTTGTAGAAGAATTGCGTTGGCGTGGCATGATCCAGGAGATTATGCCCGGTACTGAAGAATTATTGCAAAAAGAAATCGCCTCAGGTTATGTAGGTATCGATCCTACTGCCGATTCATTACACATCGGACATCTGGTGAGTGTAATGATACTCAAGCATTTTCAACGTGCCGGACACCGTCCTATCGCTTTGGTCGGGGGCGCAACTGGCATGATAGGCGATCCTTCACTGAAGTCGCAGGAACGCAATCTGCTTGATGAAGCAACGCTTCGCCATAACCAGGAATCCATTAAAAAGCAATTGGCCAAGTTTCTGGATTTCGATTCCAATCAGCCGAATGCCGCTACATTGGTCAATAACTACGACTGGATGAAAGATTTTTCATTTCTTAATTTCATCCGCGACATAGGCAAACACCTTACAGTCAACTATATGATGGCTAAAGATTCGGTAAAAAAACGTCTTAGCGGGGAATCATCCGAAGGAATGTCGTTTACCGAATTCTCCTATCAGTTAATACAAGGATATGATTACCTGTATTTATACGAAAACTACGGTTGCCGTATCCAGATGGGTGGTTCGGACCAATGGGGAAATATCACTACCGGAGCCGAACTAATCAGGCGTAAACTAGGAAAGGAAGCTTTTGCCCTGGTCTGCCCGCTGATCACCAAAGCAGACGGTGGAAAATTCGGAAAGACCGAATCCGGGAATGTCTGGCTAGACAGACGCTATACTTCCCCTTACAAATTTTATCAGTTCTGGCTGAATGTCAGTGATGCCGATGCCGAAAAATACATCAAAATCTTTACCGCTCTAAGTAAGGAAGAAATCGATGCATTGGTGGAGGAACAAAAAGCAGCCCCTCATCTGCGTCCGTTGCAAAAACGCCTGGCAAAGGAAGTGACTGTGATGGTACATTCAGAAGAAGATTATCTTAAAGCGGTGGATGCCTCGAACATCCTTTTCGGCAGCTCAACAGCCGATTCGTTGAAAAACCTGGATGAAGAAACTTTTCTGCAGGTATTTGAAGGTGTACCCACTTTTGAGGTTTCCAAAACAGAATTATCTTCCGGCATCAAAGCTGTAGATTTGTTAGCAGAAAAAACATCTGTTTTTCCGTCAAAAGGAGAAATGAGAAAAACCGTACAATCGGGTGGCGTACAAATCAACAAGGAACGTATCTCTGAATTTGATATGCTGATCAACGAACAATTCCTGATCAACGGAAAATATATCCTGATACAAAGAGGCAAAAAAAACTATTATGTAGTTATTGTCAGGAGCTAA
- the hisG gene encoding ATP phosphoribosyltransferase produces MLRIAVQAKGRLYEETMNLLTEAGIRLESGKRTLLVPAKGFPVEILFLRDDDIPQAVADGVADVGIVGENEYAERKKNVQIIKRLGFSKCRLSLAIPKDEEYNGLDWFKGKVIATSYPVILENFLSENNIKADTHVISGSVEIAPGIGLADAIFDIVSSGSTLVSNRLKEVGVVMKSEALLIGNPGLSDEKKKILDEVIFRINSVQTAEGKKYILLNAPNDKINEIIEVLPGMRSPSVLPLAKEGWSSLHSVIEENRFWEIIGRLKMLGAEGILVIPIEKMIL; encoded by the coding sequence ATGTTAAGAATTGCCGTTCAGGCCAAAGGCCGTCTTTATGAAGAAACCATGAATCTGCTTACTGAAGCGGGAATCCGCCTGGAATCAGGGAAGCGGACATTATTGGTACCTGCCAAAGGATTTCCTGTAGAAATCCTCTTTTTGCGCGATGATGATATTCCGCAGGCCGTTGCCGATGGAGTGGCAGATGTAGGTATAGTAGGTGAAAACGAATATGCCGAACGCAAAAAAAACGTTCAGATCATCAAACGTCTTGGTTTCAGCAAATGCCGTTTATCCCTGGCGATTCCCAAAGACGAGGAATACAATGGATTGGATTGGTTCAAAGGAAAAGTCATTGCCACCTCTTATCCTGTTATCTTAGAGAATTTTCTTTCAGAAAACAACATCAAAGCCGATACACATGTGATCTCAGGTTCAGTCGAGATTGCTCCCGGTATCGGTCTGGCCGATGCTATCTTTGATATTGTAAGTTCCGGTAGCACTCTGGTAAGTAACCGGTTGAAGGAAGTTGGGGTAGTGATGAAGTCGGAAGCCTTGCTGATAGGAAATCCCGGATTATCTGATGAAAAGAAAAAAATACTCGATGAGGTTATTTTCAGGATCAATTCCGTACAAACCGCAGAAGGGAAAAAGTATATTCTGCTGAATGCCCCTAATGATAAAATTAATGAAATTATTGAGGTATTGCCAGGAATGAGAAGTCCCTCCGTACTCCCGTTGGCAAAAGAAGGGTGGAGTTCTTTACATTCGGTAATTGAAGAAAATCGTTTCTGGGAAATTATCGGAAGGCTGAAAATGTTGGGAGCCGAAGGTATTCTTGTCATACCGATTGAAAAGATGATCCTATAA
- a CDS encoding transporter substrate-binding domain-containing protein: protein MICENQKKKKVIKNVLGIMLLWLSACTQQTQEEITQEVIDLSEIRDRNSLIVSIDHNSVDYFIYKGEPMGFQYEILSELGKHLGLKVDIQIGKSYADNLQSLSEGRCDMIVSGLIANIDSSKAANSEMLYQDQKVLIQRKPESWRKMTTEQVEQVLVRDPEDLNGKMVYTSGWSPLENNADFIDGRHIKFVTLREIEPEALINLVEEGELDYAACKYSIARLIMERYPNLDMQTQLGELPIGWVVRPTSSELLGEINQWLDNFRKTNKYAVLYKKYHESRTLLFNVNTKYFASRTGVISEYDDLFKKYSVEIGWDWRLLASLVCQESKFKPEARSRKGAYGLMQMMPSTLEFFGIDTTASPEKHIAAGVKYIKYLDKMLSETISDTEERIKFVLASYNIGPGHVMDAQRLAEKYGKDATVWDNNVDSCLLNKADPKYYKDPEVRHGRCKGKETYAFVVQIMKRYEHYKNIDR from the coding sequence ATGATTTGTGAAAATCAAAAAAAGAAAAAAGTAATAAAAAATGTTTTAGGAATTATGTTATTATGGTTGAGTGCTTGCACACAACAAACACAGGAAGAAATAACACAGGAGGTAATCGACTTATCAGAAATCCGTGACAGGAATAGCTTGATTGTATCTATTGATCATAATTCAGTAGATTATTTCATTTACAAAGGTGAGCCAATGGGATTTCAGTATGAAATACTCTCCGAATTAGGGAAACATCTTGGACTGAAGGTGGATATCCAGATCGGGAAAAGTTATGCAGATAACCTGCAGAGCCTATCGGAAGGCCGTTGCGATATGATTGTTTCAGGTTTGATAGCAAACATTGACAGTTCAAAAGCTGCAAATAGTGAAATGCTTTATCAGGATCAAAAAGTGCTGATTCAGCGTAAACCCGAGTCATGGCGTAAAATGACAACTGAACAGGTTGAACAGGTTCTGGTCCGTGATCCTGAAGATCTGAACGGAAAAATGGTGTATACATCCGGTTGGTCACCGTTAGAGAACAACGCAGATTTTATTGACGGACGGCATATTAAGTTTGTAACGCTTAGGGAGATCGAACCGGAAGCGTTGATCAATCTGGTTGAAGAAGGGGAACTGGATTACGCAGCATGCAAATATTCTATTGCCCGTTTGATCATGGAGCGTTATCCTAACCTGGATATGCAGACCCAACTGGGCGAATTACCTATCGGTTGGGTAGTGAGACCTACATCATCAGAGCTATTGGGTGAGATAAATCAATGGTTGGATAATTTCAGGAAGACCAATAAATATGCCGTTTTGTATAAAAAATACCATGAAAGCAGGACCCTTTTGTTCAATGTCAATACGAAATATTTTGCCAGCCGTACCGGAGTCATTTCCGAATATGACGATCTATTCAAGAAGTACAGTGTTGAAATCGGATGGGACTGGCGTTTACTAGCATCTTTGGTATGTCAGGAATCCAAATTCAAGCCTGAGGCGCGTTCCAGGAAAGGAGCATACGGATTAATGCAGATGATGCCGTCAACATTGGAATTTTTTGGTATCGACACTACTGCATCCCCTGAAAAACACATTGCAGCAGGCGTGAAATATATCAAGTATTTAGATAAGATGTTGTCTGAAACGATTTCAGATACAGAAGAACGGATCAAATTCGTTCTGGCTTCATACAACATCGGTCCCGGCCATGTGATGGATGCCCAGCGATTGGCTGAAAAATACGGTAAGGATGCTACTGTATGGGACAATAATGTTGATTCTTGTTTGTTGAATAAAGCTGATCCGAAATATTATAAAGATCCTGAAGTTCGTCACGGGCGATGCAAAGGAAAGGAAACGTACGCCTTTGTTGTACAAATAATGAAGCGTTACGAACACTATAAAAACATAGATAGATAA